A stretch of the Bradyrhizobium sp. CCBAU 53351 genome encodes the following:
- a CDS encoding NADH-quinone oxidoreductase subunit A, with the protein MSGILQNYLPLVVFIGVAGLIGLVLLIAPFIVAFQQPDPEKLSAYECGFNAFDDARMKFDVRFYLVAILFIIFDLEVAFLFPWAVAFGKLGATGFWSMVVFLAVLTVGFAYEWKKGALEWD; encoded by the coding sequence ATGAGCGGCATTCTGCAGAACTATCTTCCACTCGTCGTCTTCATAGGTGTCGCGGGCCTTATCGGCCTCGTGCTGCTGATCGCGCCCTTCATCGTGGCGTTCCAGCAGCCGGATCCGGAAAAGCTGTCGGCGTATGAATGCGGTTTCAACGCCTTCGACGACGCGCGCATGAAGTTCGACGTCCGCTTCTACCTGGTCGCCATCCTCTTCATCATCTTCGACCTCGAGGTGGCGTTCCTGTTTCCGTGGGCGGTGGCGTTCGGCAAGCTTGGCGCGACCGGCTTCTGGTCCATGGTGGTGTTTCTCGCCGTGCTGACGGTCGGGTTCGCCTATGAATGGAAGAAGGGAGCACTCGAATGGGATTGA
- a CDS encoding MarR family winged helix-turn-helix transcriptional regulator, translating to MSQTEGRGGATSPALDESEPSAPITVMLSSRLMVLANLLKRGAILRYKRLTGLSSVEFGLVASLGRRPPMSVARLAEAVGQDKGQISRALANLLSRKLIAKTANPKDSREVLISLTPAGLAAHDAIVEGAQERNRRLLEQLSEAEFNTLLAQVDQLTAIAAEMLESEKSAR from the coding sequence ATGAGTCAGACCGAAGGCAGGGGCGGGGCGACGTCGCCCGCATTGGACGAGAGCGAACCGTCGGCCCCGATCACCGTGATGCTGTCGTCGCGACTGATGGTGCTTGCCAATCTGCTCAAGCGCGGCGCGATCCTGCGCTACAAGCGCCTCACCGGATTGTCCTCGGTCGAGTTCGGTCTCGTCGCCTCGCTCGGCCGCCGGCCGCCGATGAGCGTGGCGCGGCTCGCCGAGGCCGTCGGCCAGGACAAGGGACAGATCAGCCGTGCGCTCGCCAATCTGCTCTCGCGCAAGCTGATCGCGAAGACCGCAAATCCAAAAGACAGCCGCGAGGTGCTGATCTCGCTCACCCCTGCGGGTCTCGCCGCGCATGATGCGATCGTCGAAGGCGCGCAGGAACGTAACCGCCGCTTGCTCGAGCAACTGAGCGAAGCCGAGTTCAACACGCTGCTGGCGCAGGTCGACCAGCTCACGGCGATCGCCGCCGAGATGCTCGAGAGCGAGAAGAGCGCGCGCTGA
- a CDS encoding NADH-quinone oxidoreductase subunit C gives MDDAKLDALGQTIVSALPGAATGHSVAFNQLTVDVEASKIVEVVKYLRDDPNCRFVNFTDITAADYPSREKRFDVIYHFLSPTLNARIRLKAQADETTQVPSLIEIFPGADWFEREAYDLYGVFFVGHPDMRRILTDYGFEGHPLRKDFPTTGFVEVRYDDQEKRVVYEPVRLNQEFRKFDFLSPWEGADYPVLPGDEKAGPKV, from the coding sequence ATGGACGACGCCAAGCTCGACGCCCTGGGGCAGACGATCGTTAGCGCGCTTCCGGGCGCCGCCACCGGTCATTCGGTGGCCTTCAACCAGCTGACGGTTGATGTCGAGGCCAGCAAGATCGTCGAGGTGGTCAAGTACCTCCGCGACGATCCGAACTGCCGCTTCGTCAACTTCACCGACATCACGGCCGCCGACTATCCGTCGCGCGAAAAGCGCTTCGACGTGATCTATCACTTCCTGTCACCGACCTTGAACGCGCGCATCCGCCTCAAGGCCCAGGCCGACGAGACCACGCAGGTGCCGTCGCTGATCGAAATCTTCCCCGGCGCCGACTGGTTCGAGCGCGAGGCCTACGACCTCTACGGCGTGTTCTTCGTCGGCCATCCCGACATGCGCCGCATCCTCACCGATTACGGCTTCGAGGGTCATCCGCTGCGCAAGGACTTTCCGACCACCGGTTTCGTCGAGGTCCGCTACGACGACCAGGAGAAGCGGGTGGTGTACGAGCCCGTGCGTCTGAACCAGGAATTCCGCAAGTTCGATTTCCTCTCGCCATGGGAAGGCGCGGACTATCCGGTCCTCCCGGGGGATGAAAAAGCGGGGCCGAAGGTCTGA
- a CDS encoding TonB-dependent siderophore receptor, protein MLRSAVLATASALVLMPQASLAQSSAQSGATSLPAVTVTAPEARRRAAATPQRRVPRSSVQAANRNKPQPQRDVGFVETPRGPVNGYAAGRSSSGTKTNTPIIETPQSVSVIGAEQIRDQKPNKLDEVLRYTAGVRAGTFGADTRNDWWLIRGFKSDDVGLFLDGMQLFYTSYASWKLQPSNMERVEVLRGPSAVLYGGSSPSGIVNVISKMPPADPIRYVETGVNNFGNAYVGFDFGGPVATQPQDGKLFYRVVGQVQNGPTQVNFTADNNYFIAPSVTWKPDADTTFTVLASASKQDTRGINFLPYVGTVTNASYGRIPTSFFGGDPSVDKFTREQEMLGYQFERHLTDDLTFRQNARFAHIDLTYRGYVGNDANQATATFNRYNWYAKNTANQADLDNQLEYRFNTGPVRHTMLFGVDLKGYQIDDYQAFGFGVPSISIFNPVYGGAETPLPTTPFRNFLITQKQAGTYLQDQMKLGDFTLVLSGRNDWVETTQDARDTGASVDSRNDSRFSGRAGLIYNFDNGIAPYVSYSTSYNPIIGLNAQNKLFLPEAGKQAEIGVKVAPKGFDGYFTVSAFDLVRQNVATTLPGSVPVLQNQTGEVTSRGIELEAVANPTKELKLVGAFTAYHLFNSRDLDPSLVGKTPTNTPELLVSGWADYTFKDGPLEGFGFGGGVRYIGSSWADTANTLEVPAVVLGDLALHYEWQNWRTAFNVINLTDKIYVASCASATSCFYGDRRRVTASVSYKW, encoded by the coding sequence ATGCTGCGGTCGGCCGTGTTGGCGACCGCGTCCGCTTTGGTTTTGATGCCGCAGGCATCGCTTGCACAATCTTCCGCGCAGAGTGGCGCAACGAGCCTGCCGGCGGTGACCGTCACCGCGCCGGAGGCCCGCCGCCGCGCGGCCGCAACTCCCCAGCGCCGCGTGCCGCGCTCCTCGGTGCAGGCCGCCAACAGGAACAAGCCCCAGCCGCAGCGCGATGTCGGCTTCGTCGAGACGCCGCGCGGTCCGGTGAACGGCTACGCCGCCGGCCGCAGCTCGTCCGGCACCAAGACCAACACGCCGATCATCGAGACACCGCAATCGGTGTCGGTCATCGGCGCGGAGCAGATCCGCGACCAGAAGCCGAACAAGCTCGACGAGGTGCTGCGCTACACCGCCGGTGTGCGGGCCGGGACCTTTGGCGCGGATACGCGCAACGACTGGTGGCTGATCCGTGGCTTCAAGTCCGACGATGTCGGGCTGTTCCTTGACGGCATGCAGCTGTTCTACACGTCTTATGCGAGCTGGAAGCTCCAGCCGTCCAACATGGAGCGCGTCGAGGTGCTGCGCGGTCCGTCGGCGGTGCTCTATGGCGGATCGAGCCCGAGCGGCATCGTCAACGTCATCAGCAAGATGCCGCCGGCCGATCCGATCCGCTACGTCGAGACCGGCGTCAACAATTTCGGCAATGCCTATGTCGGGTTCGATTTCGGTGGGCCGGTCGCGACGCAGCCTCAGGATGGCAAGCTGTTCTACCGCGTCGTCGGCCAGGTGCAGAACGGCCCGACGCAGGTCAACTTCACGGCCGACAACAACTACTTCATCGCACCGTCTGTGACCTGGAAGCCGGATGCCGACACAACGTTCACGGTGCTGGCCTCGGCTTCGAAGCAGGACACCCGCGGCATCAACTTCCTGCCCTATGTCGGTACGGTGACGAATGCCTCCTATGGCAGGATTCCGACCAGCTTCTTCGGCGGCGATCCCAGCGTCGACAAGTTCACGCGCGAGCAGGAGATGCTCGGCTACCAGTTCGAGCGCCATCTCACCGATGACCTCACGTTCCGGCAGAACGCGCGGTTTGCGCATATCGACCTGACCTATCGCGGCTATGTCGGCAACGATGCCAATCAGGCGACCGCCACATTCAATCGCTACAATTGGTATGCGAAGAACACGGCCAATCAGGCCGATCTCGACAACCAGCTCGAATATCGCTTCAACACCGGCCCGGTGAGGCACACCATGCTTTTCGGTGTCGATCTGAAGGGCTATCAGATCGACGATTACCAGGCCTTCGGGTTCGGCGTGCCCTCGATCAGCATCTTCAATCCCGTCTACGGCGGAGCCGAAACGCCGCTGCCGACCACGCCGTTCCGCAACTTCCTGATTACGCAGAAGCAGGCCGGCACCTATCTCCAGGACCAGATGAAGCTCGGCGATTTCACGCTGGTCCTGAGCGGGCGGAATGATTGGGTCGAGACGACGCAGGACGCCCGCGACACGGGCGCCAGTGTCGACAGCCGCAACGACAGCAGGTTCAGCGGTCGCGCGGGACTGATCTACAATTTCGACAACGGCATTGCGCCCTACGTCTCCTACTCGACCAGCTACAATCCGATCATCGGACTCAACGCGCAGAACAAATTGTTCCTGCCGGAGGCGGGCAAACAGGCCGAGATCGGTGTGAAGGTCGCACCAAAGGGGTTCGACGGCTATTTCACGGTCTCGGCCTTCGACCTGGTCCGTCAGAATGTCGCGACGACGCTGCCGGGCAGTGTTCCTGTCCTGCAGAACCAGACCGGTGAGGTCACGTCGCGGGGCATCGAGCTCGAGGCTGTTGCGAACCCCACGAAGGAGCTGAAGCTGGTCGGCGCCTTCACGGCCTATCATCTGTTCAACAGCCGGGATCTCGATCCGTCCCTGGTCGGCAAGACACCGACCAACACGCCCGAGCTGCTGGTCTCCGGCTGGGCGGACTACACCTTCAAGGACGGACCGCTCGAGGGCTTCGGCTTCGGCGGCGGCGTCCGCTACATCGGCTCGTCGTGGGCCGATACGGCCAACACCCTCGAGGTCCCTGCAGTGGTGCTCGGCGACCTCGCGCTCCACTACGAATGGCAGAACTGGCGTACCGCCTTCAACGTCATCAACCTGACCGACAAGATCTACGTCGCGAGCTGCGCGTCGGCCACGTCCTGCTTCTACGGCGACCGCCGGCGGGTCACCGCCAGCGTTTCCTACAAATGGTGA
- a CDS encoding MFS transporter, with protein sequence MVDVTSQMSVQTAAAATPSPRRYYVLGLLTIIYALNFLDRTIFNVLIEPIKKEFQLSDTMMGLLAGFGFALFYSLLGIPIARVADRLNRRNIVAVAFAFWSAMTALCGAATSLTSLALARIGVGIGESAGSPASQSIVADLFAKNERPRALGIYAIGTYLGVFLGYFVGGYVNQHYGWRMAFYVAGLPGILLALVLWLTISEPKRGAMQESFVPEPLGPTLRFLASQRSFIIVLIGFCLTTYTNYATAAWIPPFLARVHHLSSAEIGTYAGTFKGLAGMAGTLLGGFVVAQISRRDDRWKLWAPAVTSGLAGPVFALSMLTQNFAMMVAMLALTSFLVGFHLGPIFAIAQTVAKPSMRALASALIALTATCFGQGVGPLAVGMVNDALKGSYGAEAVRYSLLSAAVTTTLGALLFIWAARSIRADIERAAA encoded by the coding sequence ATGGTCGATGTGACATCACAGATGTCGGTGCAAACGGCTGCTGCGGCCACGCCCTCGCCGCGGCGCTATTACGTGCTGGGCCTGCTCACCATCATCTATGCGCTGAACTTCCTCGACCGCACGATCTTCAACGTCCTGATCGAGCCGATCAAGAAGGAGTTCCAGCTCAGCGACACCATGATGGGCCTGCTCGCCGGCTTCGGCTTCGCGCTGTTCTATTCCCTGCTCGGCATTCCCATCGCGCGCGTCGCCGACCGGCTCAACCGGCGCAACATCGTGGCTGTCGCCTTTGCGTTCTGGAGCGCGATGACGGCGCTGTGCGGCGCGGCCACCAGCCTGACGTCGCTGGCGCTGGCGCGCATCGGCGTCGGCATCGGCGAGTCCGCCGGCTCCCCCGCCTCGCAGTCGATCGTCGCCGATCTCTTTGCCAAGAACGAGCGTCCGCGCGCGCTCGGCATCTACGCCATCGGCACCTATCTCGGTGTCTTCCTCGGCTATTTCGTCGGCGGCTACGTCAACCAGCACTATGGCTGGCGGATGGCGTTCTATGTCGCCGGCCTGCCCGGCATCCTGCTCGCATTGGTCCTGTGGCTGACGATCTCCGAGCCGAAGCGCGGGGCGATGCAGGAAAGCTTCGTGCCCGAGCCGCTGGGGCCGACGCTGCGCTTCCTCGCCTCGCAGCGCAGCTTCATCATCGTGTTGATCGGCTTCTGCCTGACCACCTACACGAACTATGCGACCGCGGCCTGGATCCCGCCATTCCTCGCACGCGTGCACCATCTGTCGAGCGCCGAGATCGGCACCTATGCCGGCACCTTCAAGGGGCTCGCCGGCATGGCCGGCACCCTGCTCGGCGGCTTCGTGGTCGCCCAAATCAGCCGGCGCGACGATCGCTGGAAGCTGTGGGCGCCCGCGGTCACCTCCGGCCTGGCCGGCCCGGTGTTCGCGCTGAGCATGCTGACGCAGAACTTTGCGATGATGGTGGCCATGCTGGCGCTGACCTCGTTCCTGGTCGGCTTCCATCTCGGGCCGATCTTCGCGATCGCGCAGACCGTGGCCAAGCCCAGCATGCGGGCACTCGCCTCCGCGCTGATCGCGCTCACCGCCACCTGCTTCGGCCAGGGCGTCGGCCCGCTCGCGGTCGGCATGGTCAACGATGCCTTGAAGGGCAGCTATGGCGCCGAGGCCGTGCGCTATTCCCTGCTCTCCGCGGCGGTCACGACCACGCTCGGCGCCCTGCTCTTCATCTGGGCGGCGCGGTCGATCCGGGCCGATATCGAGAGGGCGGCGGCCTGA
- a CDS encoding aromatic ring-hydroxylating dioxygenase subunit alpha, with translation MTITQRDRDLGTAYAMKPAHSRTELTSVVRGTPMGELLRRYWHPVGLISDATDTPKKVRTLGEDLVLFRDKHGRAGLLHARCCHRGTTLYYGKVEEDGIRCCYHGWKFDTEGHCLEQPCEPDGAPYKDKVRQPWYPVEERYGLIFAYMGPAEKRPVLPAYECLEQMDDGEFVEADDSSIGGGGPAIIPCNWLQHFENVVDPYHVPVLHGSFSGPQFTNMMASIPEVKFDKTPRGIAVRSIRKQDDGKVFYRVTEAALPTLRVVPNPRVAQFARVESIGWVLPIDDTSFRIYVAGRVKNSGDISRMRSKFNGKFWWDMTEQEHQQFPGDYEAQVGQGEVTVHSEEHFGQSDRGILMIRRMLCDQLEAMEAGRDPIGVSFDQSAPPVAFEAGNYIREG, from the coding sequence ATGACCATCACTCAGCGGGATCGCGATCTCGGCACGGCCTATGCGATGAAGCCGGCGCACAGCCGCACCGAGCTGACCTCGGTCGTGCGCGGCACGCCGATGGGCGAGCTGCTGCGCCGCTACTGGCACCCGGTCGGACTGATCAGCGATGCCACCGACACGCCGAAAAAGGTGCGCACGCTGGGCGAGGATCTGGTGCTGTTTCGCGACAAGCACGGGCGCGCCGGGCTCTTGCACGCCCGCTGCTGTCACCGCGGCACCACGCTCTATTACGGCAAGGTCGAGGAGGACGGCATCCGCTGCTGCTATCACGGCTGGAAATTCGATACCGAAGGCCATTGCCTGGAGCAGCCCTGCGAGCCCGATGGCGCTCCGTACAAGGACAAGGTACGCCAGCCCTGGTATCCGGTCGAGGAGCGCTACGGCCTGATCTTCGCCTATATGGGGCCGGCCGAGAAACGTCCCGTGCTGCCGGCTTACGAATGTCTCGAGCAGATGGACGATGGCGAGTTCGTCGAGGCCGACGATTCCTCGATCGGCGGCGGCGGCCCCGCCATCATCCCCTGCAACTGGCTGCAGCATTTCGAGAACGTGGTCGATCCCTATCATGTCCCGGTGCTGCACGGCTCGTTCTCGGGGCCGCAATTCACCAACATGATGGCCTCGATCCCGGAGGTGAAGTTCGACAAGACGCCGCGCGGCATCGCCGTGCGCTCGATCCGCAAGCAGGACGACGGCAAGGTTTTCTATCGCGTCACCGAAGCCGCGCTGCCGACCTTGCGCGTGGTGCCGAACCCGCGCGTCGCGCAGTTCGCCCGCGTCGAATCGATCGGCTGGGTGCTTCCGATCGATGACACCTCGTTCCGGATCTATGTCGCCGGCCGCGTCAAGAACTCCGGCGACATCAGCCGCATGCGCTCGAAGTTCAACGGCAAGTTCTGGTGGGACATGACCGAGCAAGAGCACCAGCAATTTCCGGGCGACTACGAGGCCCAGGTCGGCCAGGGCGAGGTCACCGTTCATTCGGAAGAGCATTTCGGCCAGAGCGACCGCGGCATCCTCATGATCCGGCGCATGCTGTGCGACCAGCTCGAAGCGATGGAAGCCGGCCGCGATCCGATCGGCGTCTCGTTCGATCAAAGCGCGCCGCCGGTCGCATTCGAAGCGGGGAACTACATCCGCGAAGGCTGA
- the pepT gene encoding peptidase T, whose translation MSSLTFSHTVTERFLRYVTIDTQSDPASPRSPSTEKQKELGRVLAAELKAMGVADAHLDEYGYVYGTIPANTDKKVPVICFCSHMDTSPDVTGKDVKPQVLKNYRGGDIALPGDTSQVIRFTEHPALKNQIGNDIITTDGTTLLGADNKAGVAEIMDAAQFFINNPDVKHGTIKILFTPDEEIGRGVDNVDLKKLGADFAYTMDGESAGCVEDETFSADGATITISGVSAHPGYAKGKMEHAIKIAAAIVERLPKEGCSPETTSGKQGFLHPIGIEGALEQATLSFIVRDFTEEGLKEKEDLLETIVKDVMKDYPRSTYKLEVREQYRNMKQVIDRHPHVLEYAIEAIRRAGLRPMRTAIRGGTDGSRLSFMGLPCPNIFAGEHAFHSRLEWVSRQDMEKAVQTIVHLAMIWEEKA comes from the coding sequence ATGTCCTCCCTCACCTTTTCGCATACCGTGACCGAGCGCTTCCTGCGCTACGTCACCATCGACACCCAGTCCGATCCGGCCTCCCCGCGCTCGCCCTCGACCGAGAAGCAGAAGGAGCTCGGCCGCGTCCTCGCGGCCGAGCTCAAGGCCATGGGCGTCGCCGACGCGCATCTGGACGAATACGGCTACGTCTATGGAACGATCCCGGCGAACACCGACAAGAAGGTGCCGGTGATCTGCTTCTGCTCGCACATGGACACCTCGCCCGACGTGACCGGCAAGGACGTGAAGCCGCAAGTTCTGAAGAACTATCGCGGCGGCGACATCGCCCTGCCGGGCGACACCAGCCAGGTGATCCGCTTCACGGAACATCCGGCGCTGAAGAACCAGATCGGCAACGACATCATCACCACCGACGGCACGACGCTCTTGGGCGCCGACAACAAGGCCGGGGTCGCCGAGATCATGGATGCCGCGCAGTTCTTCATCAACAATCCCGACGTCAAGCACGGCACCATCAAGATCCTGTTCACGCCGGACGAGGAGATCGGCCGCGGCGTCGACAATGTCGACCTGAAGAAGCTGGGGGCCGATTTCGCCTACACCATGGACGGTGAAAGCGCCGGCTGCGTCGAGGACGAGACTTTCTCGGCCGACGGCGCCACCATCACCATATCAGGCGTCAGCGCTCATCCCGGCTATGCCAAGGGCAAGATGGAGCACGCGATCAAGATCGCGGCTGCCATCGTCGAGCGGCTGCCCAAAGAAGGCTGCTCGCCGGAGACCACTTCGGGCAAGCAGGGCTTTCTGCATCCGATCGGCATCGAGGGTGCGCTGGAGCAGGCGACGCTGTCCTTCATCGTCCGCGACTTCACCGAGGAAGGGCTGAAGGAGAAAGAGGATCTGCTCGAGACCATCGTCAAGGACGTGATGAAGGACTATCCGCGCTCGACCTACAAGCTCGAAGTCCGCGAGCAATACCGCAACATGAAGCAGGTGATCGACCGTCACCCGCACGTACTCGAATACGCCATCGAGGCGATCCGCCGTGCCGGCCTGCGCCCGATGCGCACCGCGATCCGTGGCGGCACCGACGGCTCGCGCCTGTCATTCATGGGCCTGCCCTGCCCCAACATCTTTGCCGGGGAGCACGCCTTTCACTCCCGGCTGGAATGGGTCAGCCGGCAGGACATGGAAAAGGCGGTGCAGACCATCGTCCATCTGGCGATGATCTGGGAAGAGAAGGCCTGA
- a CDS encoding NADH-quinone oxidoreductase subunit D has product MNEQPEQLRNFTINFGPQHPAAHGVLRLVLELDGEVVARVDPHIGLLHRGTEKLIEQKTYLQAIPYFDRLDYVAPMNQEHAFCLAAEKLLGIEVPRRGQLIRVLYCEIGRILSHLLNVTTQAMDVGALTPPLWGFEEREKLMVFYERASGSRMHAAYFRVGGVHQDLPQKLVDDIEAWCDPFLKVVDDLDRLLTANRIFKQRNVDIGVVPLKEAWEWGFSGVMVRGSGAAWDLRKSQPYECYAEMDFDIPIGKNGDCYDRYLIRMEEMRQSVRIMKQCIQKLNAPEGKGPVVVEDNKVAPPRRGEMKRSMEALIHHFKLYTEGVHVPAGEVYAAVEAPKGEFGVYLISDGTNKPYKCKIRAPGFAHLQAMDHICRGHLLADVSAILGSLDIVFGEVDR; this is encoded by the coding sequence ATGAACGAGCAACCCGAACAGCTTCGCAATTTCACCATCAATTTCGGACCGCAGCATCCGGCGGCGCACGGCGTGTTGCGCCTGGTGCTGGAGCTTGACGGCGAAGTCGTCGCGCGCGTCGATCCGCACATCGGTCTCTTGCATCGCGGCACCGAGAAGCTGATCGAGCAGAAGACCTATCTGCAGGCGATCCCGTATTTCGACCGGCTCGACTACGTCGCGCCGATGAACCAGGAGCACGCCTTCTGCCTCGCCGCCGAGAAGCTGCTCGGCATCGAGGTGCCGCGCCGCGGCCAGCTGATCCGCGTGCTCTATTGCGAGATCGGCCGCATCCTGTCTCATCTTCTCAACGTCACCACGCAGGCGATGGACGTCGGCGCGCTGACCCCGCCGCTGTGGGGCTTCGAAGAGCGCGAGAAGCTGATGGTGTTCTACGAGCGCGCCTCGGGCAGCCGTATGCACGCGGCTTACTTCCGCGTCGGCGGCGTGCATCAGGATCTGCCGCAGAAGCTGGTCGACGACATCGAGGCCTGGTGCGATCCGTTCCTGAAAGTCGTGGACGATCTCGACCGGCTGCTCACCGCCAACCGCATCTTCAAGCAGCGCAACGTCGACATCGGCGTGGTGCCGCTGAAGGAGGCCTGGGAGTGGGGCTTCTCGGGCGTGATGGTGCGCGGCTCGGGCGCAGCCTGGGATTTGCGCAAGTCGCAGCCCTACGAGTGCTACGCCGAGATGGATTTCGACATTCCGATCGGCAAGAACGGCGACTGCTACGACCGCTATCTGATCCGCATGGAAGAGATGCGCCAGTCCGTGCGCATCATGAAGCAGTGCATCCAGAAGCTGAACGCGCCTGAAGGCAAGGGGCCGGTTGTCGTCGAAGACAACAAGGTCGCGCCGCCGCGCCGTGGCGAGATGAAGCGCTCGATGGAAGCGCTGATCCACCACTTCAAGCTCTACACTGAAGGCGTCCACGTGCCGGCCGGCGAGGTCTACGCCGCGGTCGAGGCGCCGAAGGGCGAGTTCGGCGTCTATCTGATCTCCGACGGCACCAACAAGCCGTACAAGTGCAAGATCCGCGCGCCGGGCTTTGCGCATCTGCAGGCCATGGACCACATCTGCCGCGGCCATCTGCTCGCCGACGTCTCGGCGATCCTCGGCTCGCTCGACATCGTGTTCGGAGAGGTCGATCGGTGA
- a CDS encoding HU family DNA-binding protein, producing the protein MAKKDLAKKDLAKKDSAKKAAAPATITLKHLAADIAESQDLSKKHAEAVLTDMVDLIAKHLKKGDRVRIVGLGILQVRKRAARTGRNPATGEPIHIKASKKVTFRPVKELKEAI; encoded by the coding sequence ATGGCTAAGAAGGATTTGGCTAAGAAGGATTTGGCTAAGAAGGATTCGGCGAAAAAGGCCGCCGCTCCCGCCACCATCACGCTCAAGCATCTCGCCGCCGATATCGCCGAGAGCCAGGACCTGTCGAAAAAGCACGCCGAGGCGGTCCTGACCGACATGGTCGATTTGATCGCCAAGCACCTGAAGAAGGGCGACCGCGTCCGCATCGTCGGGCTCGGCATCCTCCAGGTCCGCAAGCGCGCCGCCCGCACCGGGCGCAATCCCGCCACCGGCGAGCCGATCCACATCAAGGCCAGCAAGAAGGTCACCTTCCGCCCCGTGAAGGAACTGAAAGAGGCGATCTGA
- a CDS encoding FkbM family methyltransferase, which produces MGQQAPIQFDRASGALEGANLWERTAALALVTGSKISSHFSHMGYIACANLLRKTLPERNIAIRLNPDAVFEFPYGDGYWSKLLNRSYNYEDELELLFADSIDVDYTLLDCGANYGYWSVLVSSKPFGSHKAIAIEPSGQNYPKLVNNARVNGNRFDTMKCAIGAVRGTARLSGTKHEAFSIAGNPSAGGEEVPVISLDNLIDDGKVPASGKYLIKLDVEGVEIEAIKGGARLLQADSVIMCEEHGSDRNHSVSRFILEQTPLKLIVFDPRSNRMETVTELSILDRIKVSTHVGYNVFGTASAFWQDRIEALNAKTARRMQ; this is translated from the coding sequence ATGGGGCAGCAGGCGCCAATCCAGTTTGACCGCGCCTCGGGGGCCCTGGAAGGGGCCAACCTGTGGGAGCGGACGGCTGCCTTGGCGCTGGTGACGGGATCGAAGATCTCCTCGCACTTCTCGCATATGGGCTACATCGCCTGCGCGAATCTGCTGCGGAAGACGCTGCCCGAGCGCAACATCGCGATCAGGCTCAATCCCGACGCCGTGTTCGAATTCCCCTATGGCGACGGCTATTGGAGCAAGCTGCTCAACCGTTCCTACAATTACGAGGACGAACTCGAGCTCTTGTTCGCCGACTCCATCGACGTCGACTACACCTTGCTCGATTGCGGCGCGAACTACGGCTACTGGTCGGTGCTGGTCTCGAGCAAGCCGTTCGGCTCGCACAAGGCGATCGCGATCGAGCCGTCGGGGCAGAACTACCCGAAGCTCGTCAACAACGCGCGCGTCAACGGCAATCGCTTCGACACCATGAAATGCGCGATCGGCGCCGTCCGTGGCACCGCGCGGCTGTCGGGCACAAAGCACGAGGCCTTCAGCATCGCGGGCAATCCGTCGGCGGGCGGCGAGGAGGTGCCGGTCATCTCGCTCGACAACCTCATCGACGACGGCAAGGTTCCTGCCAGCGGCAAGTACCTGATCAAGCTCGACGTCGAGGGCGTCGAGATCGAGGCGATCAAGGGCGGCGCACGGCTGCTCCAGGCCGACAGCGTCATCATGTGCGAGGAGCACGGCAGCGACCGCAATCACTCCGTGTCGCGCTTCATCCTCGAACAGACCCCGCTGAAGCTGATCGTGTTCGATCCGCGCAGCAACCGGATGGAGACCGTGACCGAACTGTCGATCCTCGACCGCATCAAGGTCTCGACCCACGTCGGCTACAACGTTTTCGGCACCGCAAGCGCATTCTGGCAGGACAGGATCGAAGCCCTGAATGCCAAAACCGCGCGCCGCATGCAGTGA
- a CDS encoding NADH-quinone oxidoreductase subunit B family protein, giving the protein MGLNPASSAGPVVAPAAKGILDPSTGRPVGANDPFFLEVNSELSDKGFFVAATDDLITWARTGSLMWMTFGLACCAVEMMQVSMPRYDVERFGFAPRASPRQSDVMIVAGTLTNKMAPALRKVYDQMPEPRYVISMGSCANGGGYYHYSYSVVRGCDRIVPIDIYVPGCPPTAEALLYGVLLLQKKIRRTGTIER; this is encoded by the coding sequence ATGGGATTGAACCCTGCATCGTCCGCGGGTCCGGTCGTCGCGCCGGCCGCCAAGGGCATCCTGGATCCCTCGACCGGCAGGCCGGTCGGGGCCAATGATCCGTTCTTCCTCGAGGTCAACTCCGAGCTGTCCGACAAGGGCTTCTTCGTAGCCGCGACCGACGACCTCATCACCTGGGCTCGCACCGGCTCGCTGATGTGGATGACCTTCGGTCTCGCCTGCTGCGCGGTCGAGATGATGCAGGTGTCGATGCCGCGCTACGACGTCGAGCGCTTCGGTTTCGCGCCGCGTGCCTCGCCGCGCCAGTCCGACGTGATGATCGTCGCGGGTACGCTGACCAACAAGATGGCGCCGGCGCTGCGCAAGGTCTACGACCAGATGCCCGAGCCGCGCTACGTCATCTCGATGGGCTCCTGCGCCAATGGCGGCGGCTATTATCACTATTCCTACTCGGTCGTGCGCGGCTGCGACCGCATCGTTCCGATCGACATCTACGTGCCGGGCTGCCCGCCCACGGCGGAAGCGCTGCTCTACGGCGTGCTGCTGCTGCAGAAGAAGATCCGGCGCACCGGCACCATCGAACGCTAA